The proteins below are encoded in one region of Epinephelus lanceolatus isolate andai-2023 chromosome 7, ASM4190304v1, whole genome shotgun sequence:
- the pcdh10b gene encoding protocadherin-10b isoform X4, producing MIVLLIVLCMTDGVLSQIRYSVPEEADHGTLVGNIAEDLGLDLTKLASRRFQVVPSSRTPYLEVNLENGVLFVNEKIDREHICKQSASCQLNMEVFLENPLELFRVEIEVVDINDNPPSFPETDITVEISESATPGTRFPLESAFDPDVGSNALRTYDITTNNYFYLDVQTQSDGNKFAELVLEKPLDREQQAAHRYVLTAVDGGQPPRTGTALLVVKVLDSNDNVPVFDQPVYTVSLSENAPVGTLVIQLNATDMDEGLNGEIVYSFSNHISNRVKDLFSIDPRTGRIEVRGEVDFEESSLYQIFVQAKDLGPNAVPAHCKVLVKVTDVNDNAPEITFSTVTESVSEKAAPGTVIALLSVTDRDAEENGQIHVEILGDVPFKLKSSFRNYFTIVTDGPLNREQADSYSVTVVARDKGTPSLAASKSIRVQVSDENDNAPTFTQPIYDVYVTENNVPGAYIHAVTALDPDIGQNALISYSILECDIQGMSVKTYVSINEETGYLYALRSFDYEQLKDFTFMVQAKDAGTPELSSNATVKVIIVDQNDNAPLVLAPLGKNGTAKEPLPRSAEPGYLVTRIVAMDADDGENARLSYSIQRGNENGMFRMDWRTGELRTARRVSAKRDPHQLYDLLIEVRDHGQPPLSSSASVLVMLVDSVAEGRGGGERGGTAKAKDGTLDLTLILIIALGSVSFIFLLVMIVLAVRCQKDKKLNIYTCLTSECCLGCSSCCSRQGRARKKKLSKSDIMLVQSAGNVSGAGTAQVPVEESGSFGSHHQNQNYCYQTKHQRAELSYLVDRPRRVNSSAFQEADMVSSKDSGHGDSEQGDSDHDATNRGHSSGADLFSNCTEECKALGHSDRCWMPSFVPSDGRQGPDYRSNLHVPGMDSVPDTERGKGFASSFRVDIPETA from the exons ATGATTGTGCTTTTGATTGTCCTGTGCATGACGGATGGAGTGCTCTCTCAGATACGCTACTCTGTGCCGGAGGAGGCGGACCATGGCACCTTGGTGGGGAATATCGCCGAGGACCTGGGACTGGACCTTACCAAACTGGCCTCCCGCCGCTTCCAGGTGGTGCCCAGCTCTCGGACACCGTACCTTGAGGTGAACCTGGAGAACGGCGTCCTATTCGTTAACGAAAAAATCGACCGGGAGCATATCTGCAAGCAGAGCGCCAGCTGCCAGCTCAACATGGAGGTGTTCTTGGAGAACCCACTGGAGCTGTTTCGGGTCGAAATCGAAGTGGTGGACATTAACGACAACCCACCCAGCTTTCCGGAGACAGACATCACAGTGGAGATCTCAGAAAGCGCCACTCCGGGCACCCGTTTCCCTCTGGAGAGCGCGTTCGACCCGGACGTGGGCTCTAACGCTTTACGCACGTACGATATCACCACTAACAACTACTTTTACCTGGATGTGCAGACCCAATCGGACGGAAACAAGTTCGCGGAGTTGGTCCTGGAAAAGCCGCTGGACCGGGAGCAGCAGGCGGCGCACAGGTACGTGCTGACCGCGGTGGACGGCGGTCAGCCTCCCCGGACTGGCACCGCGCTGCTGGTGGTCAAAGTGCTGGACTCTAATGACAACGTGCCGGTGTTTGACCAGCCCGTGTACACGGTGAGCCTCTCAGAGAACGCACCGGTGGGCACGCTGGTCATACAACTAAACGCCACCGACATGGATGAGGGACTAAACGGGGAGATAGTTTATTCCTTCAGTAACCACATATCCAACCGCGTAAAGGACCTGTTCAGCATAGACCCGCGCACCGGGCGCATCGAGGTGCGCGGAGAGGTGGATTTCGAGGAGAGCAGCCTGTATCAAATCTTCGTTCAGGCCAAGGATCTGGGGCCAAACGCCGTGCCTGCGCACTGCAAAGTGCTGGTCAAAGTCACCGACGTGAACGACAACGCACCGGAGATCACCTTCAGCACCGTCACCGAGTCAGTGAGCGAAAAGGCGGCTCCCGGCACCGTTATCGCGCTGCTGAGTGTGACGGACCGGGACGCAGAGGAGAACGGACAGATACACGTGGAAATCCTCGGAGATGTccccttcaaattaaaatcGTCCTTTAGGAATTATTTCACCATAGTGACCGACGGGCCGTTGAACCGGGAGCAGGCGGACTCCTACTCCGTCACTGTGGTCGCGCGGGATAAAGGGACGCCCTCGTTGGCTGCCAGTAAGTCAATCCGAGTCCAGGTGTCAGATGAGAACGACAACGCGCCCACATTCACGCAGCCCATATATGATGTGTATGTGACAGAGAATAACGTGCCAGGGGCGTACATACACGCTGTGACGGCTCTGGACCCGGACATCGGGCAGAACGCGCTCATCAGTTACTCCATATTAGAGTGTGACATTCAGGGCATGTCAGTCAAAACCTATGTGTCCATCAATGAGGAGACAGGCTATCTGTATGCACTCAGGTCCTTTGATTATGAGCAGCTGAAGGATTTCACATTCATGGTCCAGGCCAAAGACGCGGGCACCCCGGAGCTCTCCTCCAACGCCACAGTCAAAGTCATAATTGTGGATCAGAATGATAATGCCCCCCTGGTGCTGGCTCCCTTGGGGAAGAACGGCACAGCCAAGGAGCCCCTGCCCCGATCAGCTGAGCCGGGCTACCTGGTGACCCGCATCGTTGCTATGGATGCTGATGATGGTGAGAACGCCCGGCTGTCCTACAGTATCCAGAGGGGGAACGAGAACGGCATGTTTAGGATGGACTGGAGGACGGGCGAACTTCGGACGGCGAGGCGGGTGTCGGCCAAGCGAGACCCCCACCAGCTGTATGACCTGCTGATTGAGGTGAGAGACCACGGCCAGCCGCCGCTGTCCTCCAGTGCCAGCGTGCTGGTGATGCTGGTGGACAGCGTGGCTGAAGGCCGTGGCGGTGGGGAGCGGGGAGGCACAGCCAAAGCCAAAGACGGCACCCTGGACCTcaccctcatcctcatcatcgcCCTGGGTTCTGTCTCATTCATCTTCCTCCTGGTCATGATCGTGCTGGCCGTGCGCTGCCAGAAGGACAAAAAGCTTAACATTTACACCTGCCTGACCAGCGAGTGCTGCCTGGGCTGCAGTTCCTGCTGCTCACGGCAGGGCCGTGCCCGTAAGAAAAAGCTCAGCAAGTCGGATATCATGCTGGTGCAAAGCGCTGGCAACGTCAGTGGGGCCGGTACAGCTCAAGTCCCCGTGGAGGAGTCAGGGAGCTTCGGCTCTCACCATCAAAACCAGAACTATTGCTACCAG ACCAAACACCAGCGAGCTGAGCTCAGCTACCTGGTTGACAGGCCGAGACGTGTCAACAG TTCGGCATTCCAGGAGGCGGACATGGTCAGCTCTAAAGACAGCGGCCACGGCGACAGCGAGCAGGGAGACAGCGACCACGACGCCACCAACCGAGGCCATTCCTCCG GCGCCGATCTTTTCTCTAACTGCACGGAGGAGTGTAAGGCCCTGGGCCACTCCGATCGCTGCTGGATGCCCAGCTTCGTGCCCTCTGATGGGCGCCAGGGCCCAGACTACCGCAGCAACCTCCACGTGCCCGGCATGGACTCAGTCCCGGACACAGAG